Part of the Solanum pennellii chromosome 10, SPENNV200 genome is shown below.
TCAGGTATTAATGTATGGGGGTAGTACCCAAAACATCATCCAGCCGCGTGTGGCGAAGTACTTGCAATTTTCTGTAGAGACCATTCTTCATCTCGCTGTTATGGTTTGTAGTGGACAACCTCTCAAGTGTTAAGGTCTAGCAAGGGAAATCACTCTTTCAATTCAAGGGAGTAAACTAGTGGAagatttttatgtctttttatttGAGCGTTCAGATGTTGTATTAGGAGTATCTTGGCTCGCTAAATTAGGCCCTCTACTCATTGATTATGCCACAAGAGAATTTTAATTCACTTTGAATGGTAATAAGGTGAAATGGAAAGGAGACCCTCCTATGGATGTTCAACCAATACAGTTACATAGCTTGAGAAAAATGCTTGCCACTTACAGTATTGCTTCATTCTATCATCTAAAAATGATAGATGATGAGATGACATCTAAAGAGGAACCTATTTCAGAATTGGCTATCCTATTAGActcttttaaaaatgtttttcaaaaaccAGTGGGTTTACCCCCATCACGTATGCAAGATCATGCCATAAATCTCACCTCCAATGCGCAACCCGTCAATGTTAGGCCCTACAGGTATCCTTATCTCCGGAAGCAGGTTATGGAGCAGCTAATCACTGATATGCTTAAGGAGGGGGTGATTAGAGCAAGCACTAGTTCATTCTCTTCTCCAGTGTTACTTCTTCGTAAGAAAGATGGCACATGGCGATTTTGTGTTGATTATGGAGCATTAAATGCACTAACAGTCCGTGATCGCTTTCCAATTCCTGCCATAGATGAGTTTTTTGATGAATTGCATGGGGCACAATATTCTAAGCTTGACTTGTTGTCTGGTTACCAACAAATAAGAATTAAACCTGAAGAGAACTGCATTTCGCACTCATGtaggtcattatgagttccttgtAATGCCTTTTGGACTTACGAATGCATCCTCTACCATTCAAGCAACGATGAATGATGTTTCAGGTAATATTTACGACGTTTTGTTTTAGTCTTGTTCgatgatatattaatatatagtcAAACTTTTGATGCCCATCTGGAGAAATTGGAACTTGTCCTATCCATACTTAGAAAACATAAGTTGGTTGCCAAACTGTCTAAGTGCTTATTTGGCAAAACTTTGGTGGATTATTTGGGGCATGTCATTTTTGCTAAAGGGTTGTCTGTGGATCAAGCCAAGTTTATGTCCATCCAGCAATGGCTCACTCCTCGTGTAGTGAAAGGTATCCGTAGTTTTTAGGGGGTATCAAGAGATTATCGGTGTTTCATTCATCATTATGCTGCAGGGCCACTATCAGACCTATTGCAGAAGAAACCTTTCAAATGGAGTGAGGCTGCACAACATGCTTTTGTAACTTTGAAGTCTAAGTTGAGTTCTACACCTGTGTTGGCATAGCCAGACTTCAACCAAGAATTTGAAGTAGAAACAGATGCCTCTGGAAAAGGCATTGTGGCCATCTTATCACAGAAGGGTCATACTATAGCTTATTTTAGCCAAAAGTTGAGTTCAAGGATGCAGCAGGCGTCCACTTATCATAGAGAAATGTTCGCATTACTCAAGCTGTAAGTAAATGGCAACAATATCTATTGGGAAAGAGGTTTACAATTTACACCGATTAGCAATCCTTGAAGAATTTGACCAATCAAACCATCCAAACACCTGAGCAACAAAAATGACTCACAAAGTTGGTTGGTTATGATTTTTTGATAGTTTACAGTTTTAGTAAGCAGAACACTATTGCCGATGCACTGTCACGCATTCCAGATGCTTCTTTGATGCTCCTCGCTGTCAATAACTTTGCAGTTGGGCATGATTTGAAGGCTTTAAATTAATGCCATCCGGAATCACTAGAACTTCAGAAATGTGTCCAGCAAAAAGATGAGAAATCTCTCCACTATCAGTTTAAAGACGGTCTCCTTTTCTATAGTGGAAGATTGGTGGTTCCTTCTGATTCGTCACTCCGCCGTAAGCTCATAATTGAGTTTCATTCCACAGCTATTGGGGGCATGCTGGAATAGCTCGAATGTACCATCGCTTAGCTTCCAATTTCTTTTGGAAACAAATGCGAGAACATGTTTGGTCATATGTCGCTACATGCCAAGTTGTTCAGCAAATGAAGGATACTAATTTGCATCCAGTAGGTTTGTTGCAACCGCTTCCAATTCCTGACCAAGTATTTGAAGATATTGCAATGGATTTTGTTACTTGTCTTCCAAGCTCAAAAGGCACAACTACCATCATGACAGTGGTTGAGCGTTTATCAAAATATGGACATTTTATCCCTCTTCCGTCCACATTCTCTACTAACACGGTGGCAGAAGCTTTTGTGGTTGGAGTTATTTGACTTCATAAGCCTCTAATGACTGTGGTCACTGACCGAGACCCTAGGTTCTTACACTGTTTTTGGCAAGAAATCAATCGCCTACAAGGATCTACTTTAGCTATGAGTACTGCCTATCATCCACAGTCGGGTGGGAAGTCTGAAGCTCTCAACAAATGTGTAGAGCAGTACTTCTGCTGCTATGTTGCTGATGTTACCTAGAAGTGGGTTGATATGCTACCTAAGGTTGAATATTGGTACAATACCTCCTATCAAACATCCGCAAGAATGAATCCTTTTAAAGCTTTGTATGGTCGTGAACCCCCTACTATTGCTCGCTACATAATGGGAAGCACTGCTACCAAACTAGTGGAATCTTATTTGCTCCAACGAGATGAAGTGTTGCAATTGCTCAAGCAGAACTTAACAGGGCACAAACACGAATGAAAACTTTAGCTGAAAAGCCTAGGACTGAAGTTTCCTTTGAGATAGGAGACTGGGTTTATGTTAAACTAAAGTCGTTCAAACAAGTAACTCTTAATTTGCAAAAGAATCACAAACTTGGCAGACGTTATTTTGGTCCTTTCAAGGTCCTCAAGAGAATTGGTTCAGTAGCTTATAAGTTGACACTTCCTGAGGCAACCAAGAGTCACCCTatatttcatgtctctatgctcaAGAGTTGTGTTGGGACTCCTGAACAACAAGTTACCCCGCTACAATTGATTGATTTTGCAGACCCAACTTCTCAGCTCAATACGAACCTTGAGGACAAGTTTTCTTTGCAGGGAGGGAGTATTGTTGTGAACTCAAATACGTTGGTAGATGACAAGGATGACACGGAGAATGAAATAATGGAACAACACATGGATATGCCACGTAGGAGTGCTAGAAAGGTGATTCCTCCTGCTTAACTTTGGGATTACATTTTGAAAAAAGGAGTGGTACAGAAGTAAAATGCCATGGTCGACTAAACGGATTAGATATAAAAGCAACAGTAGTACCACATTACAGAGCAACAAATATGTTTTGAGTGGATTCTGATTTATCATCCCCTTCTTCTGATTACTCATCTCCTTCTACTATCTATTCCAATTACTTTATCTTATGCAATTTCTATTGCATTACTACTATTTCTATGTTGCCTTAGTACACCACTATATACTATCACTGAAACAGTTTGGCTAATGTTTCTTTTGTGATTACTGTTTGTTACAAATGCGCAACAAATCAAAGTATAATTGTAAATTGTAATTAGTAAAACTATAGATAAGTAA
Proteins encoded:
- the LOC107001356 gene encoding uncharacterized protein LOC107001356 yields the protein MKTLAEKPRTEVSFEIGDWVYVKLKSFKQVTLNLQKNHKLGRRYFGPFKVLKRIGSVAYKLTLPEATKSHPIFHVSMLKSCVGTPEQQVTPLQLIDFADPTSQLNTNLEDKFSLQGGSIVVNSNTLVDDKDDTENEIMEQHMDMPRRSARKVIPPA